One Solanum lycopersicum chromosome 2, SLM_r2.1 genomic region harbors:
- the LOC138342139 gene encoding ubiquitin domain-containing protein DSK2b-like: MPLVQDLVNDPEIICNFIVNSPQMREYVNLNPELPQIFNDPAIFLQTWEAARNELMHETIRTIQWSLSHTESSLEEFNMLRHMYENVQEPFLNATSMAGDTRNDSGTNPFVALLGAQEQGRNWSTNPPATGSDTTAYPPAPNLNPFSDPWASADFGGAQMNTAPRSNASRNIWGPSPGCLDDVAYLQRMLGGIPGASSENQLIGYPSTSQIMQHINQEYLVQQGLFPYLDQPHSNQSLDYIGFFDSEETLIAVVELEEDSGE, encoded by the exons ATGCCTCTAGTTCAGGATCTAGTGAATGACCCAGAAATCATTTGCAACTTTATCGTGAACAGTCCTCAAATGCGAGAGTATGTGAATCTTAATCCCGAGCTCCCACAGATATTCAATGACCCTGCTATATTTCTCCAGACATGGGAGGCTGCACGTAATGAACTCATGCATGAGACGATAAGAACTATTCAATGGTCATTGAGCCACACTGAATCGTCTCTTGAGGAATTTAACATGCTAAGGCACATGTATGAGAATGTCCAAGAGCCATTTCTGAATGCAACAAGCATGGCTGGAGATACAAGAAATGATTCAGGGACAAACCCGTTCGTGGCTCTTTTGGGAGCCCAGGAACAAGGTAGAAACTGGTCAACTAACCCTCCAGCTACTGGTTCTGACACAACTGCTTATCCTCCTGCTCCAAACTTGAACCCATTTTCGGATCCTTGGGCATCAGCTGACT TTGGAGGTGCCCAAATGAATACCGCTCCCAGATCAAATGCTTCTAGGAATATTTGGGGACCCTCTCCTGGTTGTTTGGATGACGTAGCATATTTGCAGCGAATGCTAGGTGGCATACCTGGCGCCTCTTCTGAAAATCAGTTAATAGGATACCCGTCCACCTCACAGATAATGCAGCACATAAACcag gaaTATCTGGTACAACAAGGGCTATTTCCTTACCTTGATCAGCCGCACTCAAACCA GTCGTTAGACTACATCGGATTCTTTGACAGTGAAGAAACACTTATTGCCGTGGTGGAACTTGAAGAAGACAGTGGAGAGTAG